The following are from one region of the Roseofilum reptotaenium CS-1145 genome:
- a CDS encoding tetratricopeptide repeat protein encodes MEQFNKSQFREAIASWEQALALYREMGNRQGEAASLGNLGNAYYLLGQYKRAINLHQQSLTIAQEIGDRQGEASSLGSLGILYDALVELYSRPGETDVQLADRFRQWCESRPSIAQAVTNKICTAAAGRTTSNPSAETVRKSDERLKSNTERLISSPLNKL; translated from the coding sequence ATAGAGCAATTCAACAAAAGTCAGTTTCGTGAAGCTATTGCCTCCTGGGAACAGGCGCTTGCTCTCTATCGGGAAATGGGAAATCGCCAGGGAGAAGCGGCTTCCCTGGGAAATCTGGGCAATGCTTACTATTTATTAGGGCAATACAAAAGAGCGATCAACTTGCACCAGCAGTCTTTAACCATAGCCCAGGAAATAGGAGATCGCCAGGGAGAGGCTTCTTCCCTGGGAAGTTTGGGTATTCTTTACGATGCCCTAGTCGAACTCTATTCCCGTCCCGGAGAAACCGACGTACAATTAGCCGATCGCTTTCGCCAATGGTGTGAATCTCGCCCCTCTATTGCCCAAGCCGTTACCAATAAAATCTGCACCGCTGCTGCTGGACGCACCACCAGCAATCCTTCTGCCGAAACCGTCAGAAAATCTGACGAACGCCTAAAATCCAATACCGAACGACTAATATCAAGTCCGTTGAATAAGTTGTGA